One segment of Salvia splendens isolate huo1 chromosome 20, SspV2, whole genome shotgun sequence DNA contains the following:
- the LOC121781215 gene encoding cellulose synthase A catalytic subunit 2 [UDP-forming]-like produces the protein MDTKGRLVAGSHNRNEFVLINADDIGRVTSVKELTGQICQICGDEIEFSVDGEPFVACNECAFPVCRPCYEYERREGNQACPQCKTRYKRIKGSPRVDGDEDEDEFDDLEHEFDYNEYEQHHIAGTAFSSRGIGRTTSGITTHSEMDPSAVNSEIPLLTYGQEDDTISADKHALIIPPYGGKRIHPMPSSDSSMTFPPRPMDPKKDLAVYGYGTVAWKERMEEWKRKQNEKLQVVKHQGGKGSGDELDDADLPKMDEGRQPLSRKIPIPSSKISPYRIVILLRMAILGLFFHYRIRHPVNDAYGLWLTSIICEIWFAISWIFDQFPKWFPIKRETYLDRLSLRYEKEGKPSELAPIDIFVSTVDPLKEPPLITANTVLSILSVDYPIDKVACYVSDDGAAMLTFEALSETSEFARKWVPFCKKFKIEPRAPEWYFAQKVDYLRDKVEPTFVRERRAMKREYEEFKVRINALVAMAQKVPEEGWTMQDGTPWPGNNVRDHPGMIQVFLGQNGVRDIEGNELPRLIYVSREKRPGYEHHKKAGAMNSLIRVSAVISNAPYLLNVDCDHYINNSKALRESMCFMMDPQAGKKICYVQFPQRFDGIDRHDRYSNRNVVFFDINMKGLDGIQGPIYVGTGCVFRRQALYGHDAPKKAKPPGKTCNCWPKWCCYCFGSRKKTKKGKSKDNKKKAKNKEALTQIHALENIEEGAEVIGSEKSALMPQVKLEKKFGQSPVFIASAILENGGVPAGATSASLLKEAIHVISCGYEDKTEWGKEVGWIYGSVTEDILTGFKMHCHGWRSVYCMPKRPAFKGSAPINLSDRLHQVLRWALGSVEILLSRHCPIWYGYGCGLKPLERFSYINSVVYPLTSLPLLAYCALPAVCLLTGKFIVPEISNYASIIFMGMFISIAVTSVLEMQWGGVAIDDLWRNEQFWVIGGVSSHFFALIQGLLKVLAGVNTNFTVTSKAADDGEFSDLYLFKWTTLLIPPMTLMIINIIGVVVGVSDAINNGYESWGPLFGRLFFALWVIVHLYPFLKGFMGRQDRLPTIIVVWSILLASIFSLLWVRINPFLSRDGIVLEVCGLDCN, from the exons ATGGACACTAAAGGGAGGCTCGTTGCTGGCTCGCACAACAGGAATGAGTTTGTTCTCATCAATGCTGATGACATTGGAAGA GTGACTTCTGTGAAGGAGTTGACCGGGCAGATTTGCCAGATTTGTGGAGATGAGATTGAATTCAGTGTAGATGGAGAGCCCTTTGTTGCTTGCAATGAATGTGCATTCCCTGTTTGTAGGCCTTGCTATGAGTATGAGAGAAGAGAGGGCAATCAAGCCTGTCCTCAATGCAAAACTAGATACAAGCGTATTAAAG GGAGCCCGAGGGTGGATGGGGATGAAGATGAGGATGAGTTTGATGATTTGGAGCACGAATTTGATTACAATGAGTATGAGCAGCACCACATTGCCGGAACAGCCTTTTCTTCACGGGGCATTGGCCGGACTACCTCCGGCATCACCACTCACTCGGAGATGGATCCCTCAGCTGTCAACTCCGAGATCCCTCTCCTCACTTATGGCCAAGAG GATGACACGATCTCAGCCGATAAGCATGCCCTGATTATCCCCCCGTACGGTGGGAAGCGAATCCATCCGATGCCCTCTTCTGATTCATCCATGACAT TTCCACCGCGGCCGATGGATCCGAAGAAGGACTTGGCTGTGTACGGCTACGGCACTGTGGCGTGGAAGGAGAGGATGGAAGAATGGAAGAGGAAGCAGAATGAGAAACTTCAAGTTGTGAAACATCAAGGAGGCAAAGGGAGTGGAGATGAGCTGGATGATGCTGATTTACCAAA GATGGATGAAGGCCGACAACCACTTTCGAGGAAGATACCGATTCCTTCAAGCAAGATAAGCCCATACAGAATCGTCATTTTGCTGCGTATGGCAATTCTAGGATTGTTCTTTCATTATAGAATCCGTCACCCCGTCAATGATGCATATGGACTGTGGCTAACATCAATTATATGTGAGATATGGTTCGCCATCTCCTGGATCTTCGATCAGTTCCCAAAGTGGTTTCCAATCAAGCGAGAAACGTACCTCGATAGACTCTCGTTAAG GTACGAGAAAGAAGGCAAGCCCTCCGAGCTAGCTCCTATAGACATATTTGTGAGTACGGTGGATCCTTTGAAGGAACCTCCGCTAATTACAGCGAACACCGTTCTTTCTATACTTTCTGTGGATTACCCCATTGACAAGGTTGCCTGCTATGTATCTGATGACGGTGCTGCAATGCTTACTTTCGAAGCTCTCTCAGAGACGTCTGAGTTCGCTAGGAAGTGGGTCCCGTTCTGTAAAAAGTTCAAAATTGAACCTCGTGCTCCCGAATGGTATTTTGCGCAAAAGGTTGACTATTTGAGAGACAAGGTAGAACCGACATTTGTGAGGGAACGTCGTGCAATGAAG AGAGAGTATGAAGAGTTTAAAGTGCGGATAAATGCGCTGGTTGCAATGGCGCAGAAGGTTCCCGAGGAGGGTTGGACTATGCAAGATGGTACTCCATGGCCGGGAAACAATGTCAGGGATCATCCTGGCATGATACAG GTATTCCTTGGTCAAAATGGTGTTCGGGATATTGAAGGTAACGAGCTTCCTCGTCTTATATATGTTTCCCGTGAGAAGAGGCCTGGATACGAGCATCACAAGAAAGCCGGTGCCATGAATTCTTTG ATACGGGTGTCGGCTGTCATCTCAAATGCTCCTTACCTACTCAATGTTGATTGTGATCACTACATAAATAACAGTAAGGCTCTCAGAGAATCTATGTGTTTCATGATGGATCCGCAAGCGGGCAAGAAAATATGCTACGTGCAGTTTCCTCAAAGGTTTGACGGCATTGATAGGCACGACAGATATTCGAATCGCAACGTTGTCTTCTTCGAT ATAAACATGAAAGGTCTTGATGGGATCCAAGGTCCAATTTATGTCGGAACTGGATGCGTCTTCAGAAGGCAAGCACTTTACGGACACGACGCTCCCAAGAAAGCAAAACCGCCGGGAAAAACGTGCAATTGCTGGCCAAAATGGTGCTGCTACTGCTTTGGATCTAGAAAGAAGACTAAGAAAGGGAAATCGAAGGATAATAAGAAAAAGGCGAAGAACAAGGAAGCTTTGACTCAGATTCATGCTCTTGAAAACATTGAGGAAGGAGCTGAAG TAATTGGCAGTGAGAAGTCAGCCCTGATGCCCCAAGTAAAACTCGAGAAAAAATTCGGCCAATCACCGGTTTTCATTGCTTCAGCAATCCTAGAAAACGGTGGGGTCCCTGCAGGAGCAACGTCTGCGTCGCTCTTGAAAGAAGCTATTCATGTGATCAGTTGTGGCTATGAAGATAAAACTGAATGGGGAAAAGAG GTTGGGTGGATTTATGGTTCGGTTACTGAAGATATCTTGACCGGTTTCAAGATGCATTGCCACGGCTGGCGGTCGGTCTACTGTATGCCTAAAAGACCGGCGTTCAAAGGGTCTGCCCCAATCAATCTTTCTGATCGTCTCCACCAGGTTCTTCGATGGGCCTTGGGATCTGTCGAAATTTTATTGAGCAGGCACTGCCCCATCTGGTATGGATACGGATGTGGTCTTAAACCACTGGAGAGATTCTCGTACATTAACTCGGTTGTCTATCCATTGACTTCACTGCCATTGCTCGCTTACTGCGCTTTACCAGCCGTCTGCCTGCTTACTGGCAAATTTATTGTCCCAGAG ATAAGTAACTATGCGAGTATAATCTTTATGGGGATGTTCATATCCATCGCCGTGACTAGCGTACTGGAGATGCAGTGGGGAGGAGTTGCGATCGACGACCTGTGGAGAAACGAGCAGTTTTGGGTGATCGGAGGCGTCTCATCTCACTTCTTCGCTCTAATCCAAGGCCTCCTCAAAGTGCTGGCCGGTGTCAACACAAACTTCACCGTCACATCAAAAGCAGCAGACGATGGAGAGTTCTCGGATCTGTACCTCTTCAAGTGGACGACTCTACTGATCCCGCCCATGACGCTGATGATCATCAACATCATCGGGGTCGTGGTTGGAGTCTCGGACGCCATCAACAACGGGTACGAGTCGTGGGGGCCTCTCTTCGGGAGGCTCTTCTTCGCCCTGTGGGTGATCGTCCATCTGTACCCCTTCCTGAAAGGTTTCATGGGGAGGCAGGACCGCCTCCCGACCATCATTGTTGTGTGGTCGATTCTTTTGGCCTCGATATTCTCGTTGCTGTGGGTTCGTATCAACCCCTTTTTGTCGAGGGATGGCATCGTGTTAGAAGTGTGTGGCTTGGACTGTAATTAG
- the LOC121781238 gene encoding protein LIKE COV 2-like yields the protein MRVELMAAESSSNRGKKDSAASGLLNSPTRPNDDVEDPVKSPPHSPNNSSTRKACYAVLQSWVSKKFMTGWSLMVSSALYMRGLALKYLALDSSHQ from the exons ATGAGAGTGGAGCTAATGGCGGCGGAGAGCAGCAGCAATCGGGGGAAGAAGGACTCTGCGGCCTCGGGGTTGTTGAATTCGCCGACCCGCCCAAACGACGACGTTGAAGATCCCGTCAAATCCCCGCCCCACTCCCCCAACAATTCCTCCACGCGCAAG GCTTGCTATGCTGTTCTTCAGAGTTGGGTTTCCAAGAAGTTCATGACTGGATG GTCGTTGATGGTTTCTTCAGCCCTATATATGAGAGGCTTGGCATTGAAATATTTG GCCTTGGATTCATCACATCAataa
- the LOC121781235 gene encoding uncharacterized protein LOC121781235 — protein sequence MGWTIYRDKWKTNDHFGSCGIIRLMDMACILWDSRAYYLTDGIYPAWATFVKSITSPQTQKHKLLAQHQESIRKDVERAFGVLQARFAFLRRPCLVWDKILMGKIMMACIIMHNMIVEDERDTYQNYYDATEFIQDTHTRVHEENVEAFRYSTQRIGSLSSYMTNRAQLRNREAHIALREDLIEHIWIKLGTNN from the exons ATGGGCTGGACAATATACAGGGATAAGTGGAAAACCAACGATCATTTTGGAAGTTGTGGCATCATACGACTTATGGATATGGCATGCATACTTTGGGACTCCAG GGCGTATTATCTTACTGATGGCATATATCCTGCATGGGCTACATTTGTCAAGTCAATCACTTCTCCACAAACTCAAAAGCATAAGTTGCTTGCTCAACACCAAGAGTCTATTAGAAAAGATGTTGAGCGAGCATTTGGAGTCCTACAAGCACGTTTCGCATTTTTGCGAAGGCCGTGTCTTGTATGGGATAAGATTTTGATGGGAAAAATTATGATGGCTTgtatcatcatgcataatatgATAGTAGAAGATGAACGTGATacatatcaaaattattatgaTGCCACTGAGTTTATTCAAGATACGCATACAAGAGTACATGAAGAAAATGTTGAAGCCTTTCGCTATTCCACTCAACGGATCGGGAGCTTGTCATCATATATGACTAATCGAGCTCAACTCCGCAATAGAGAAGCTCATATTGCTCTTCGAGAAGATTtgattgagcacatttggatTAAATTAGGCACAAACAATTAA